In the Streptomyces sp. WMMC940 genome, ACGGATGGGGTGGCCGAGCGGGGGTGGAAGCGGCTGTCACTTCAGGGCGGCGGACCGCCTCAGGCGGACGGGTCCGCCCGCCGTGCCCGTCGGGCGCCCGGAGATGCGGACGGGCGCGAACCCGGCGGTGCGCACCATGGAGGCGGACCGGGCCCCGGCTGTGCGATCCGGCTCACCGGCCGGTGCGGAGAGGTCATGCGCTGCTGAACGACAGCTTCACCGCGAAGCCGAGGAACAACGCGCCCGCCGCCGAGGTCGCGCCGGCCGACAGCCGCTTGCGGCGCCGGAAGGCGGCGGCCAGATGGGTGCCGGTGAAGATCAGCAGGGTGAGGTAGAGGACGCTCGCCACCTGGGCGAGTCCGCCGAGCACGGTGAAGGACACCGCCGGATAGGCATAGGAGGGGTCGACGAACTGCACGAAGAAGGCGATGAAGAACAGGATCGCCTTCGGGTTGAACAGGCTGATCACCAGGGCCCTGCGGAACGGCCGCTCACCCGGCGCGGACGCGTCGGGCGCCCGTC is a window encoding:
- the leuE gene encoding leucine efflux protein LeuE, which produces MLGVTDLPTYLAGLVLIILLPGPNSLYVLSVAARRGVRTGYQAAAGVWCGDTVLMVLSAAGVASLLQANAVLFSVVKFAGAGYLTWLAVGMLRAAWSMWRSRRELTEPGGGRAPDASAPGERPFRRALVISLFNPKAILFFIAFFVQFVDPSYAYPAVSFTVLGGLAQVASVLYLTLLIFTGTHLAAAFRRRKRLSAGATSAAGALFLGFAVKLSFSSA